In Lytechinus variegatus isolate NC3 chromosome 12, Lvar_3.0, whole genome shotgun sequence, a single window of DNA contains:
- the LOC121425118 gene encoding uncharacterized protein LOC121425118, with translation MENHDLTGVNEHQFSLDSFTSDDTEHHVDKFGGSDTSLMGNVTVSVPDAAVIDTTGLVASFSNAHQTIQTDSPLTSGAASTSIGHVTLSDISSNLRRLSSGPGGLLTGTVISPESLRAVTNIFQTLPESLNQQRALSSGPAVIIGESMNREIQEDGDGLSVGINLVAGSLGALSEKEVVRTSSLGDQTQLGMEILEVQDNPLSSMPRSTNVVFTANTNTVNLVGNVELGPGGDGESINIIDTLQTDVDDSVPSSSLLEPDSQILVGGNDRVVEPNEGQEIPVTCQIPTHELAKLVQTVEQASSNVGELDSSNDSVNLINVVGVPSVELSSTGQLVIRQGYVVCTQDGENLVAMAQDDDVALATNDEPVESVEPVESVEPVEPADPVTVDMASDVPSAPKPEVEEKTPVVTEKKKGKGGWPKGKKRKKNIIEMAKAPRPPSSAYAMFLAEQREGFRASHPELVGHKISSSLGKMWSGLEADVKKKYLDMEKKDKERYIKEIKEYQESSSCQAFLKKQTQNSVRNFTESDEAMNEQVSNMSKNDILGCNYLQCKVCNMYFHSDHNMSQHLLGKYHMTILAAKICEMDKETLGLDELEEGGSQPEVPSTSDDCKSCECFKDGMPHTEGFRSTFMDLHFERELELRELRRHHAISIHQQMSLRRKYKILQETMQKMENDHRNLKAFGSNVQSKLDGLYRMILFLT, from the exons ATGGAGAATCATGATTTGACAGGAGTAAATGAGCATCAGTTTTCGCTGGATTCATTCACCAGTGATGATACAGAACATCATGTTGACAAGTTTGGAGGGTCTGATACATCTTTAATGGGAAATGTTACTGTTTCTGTACCTGACGCCGCAGTTATCGACACGACCGG TTTGGTAGCCTCTTTTTCTAATGCTCATCAGACCATCCAAACAGACTCTCCTCTCACCTCTGGAGCTGCATCCACCAGCATCGGACATGTCACCCTCTCAGATATCAGCTCGAACCTCCGACGGCTATCAAGTGGGCCGGGAGGGTTGCTTACTGGTACCGTCATCAGTCCAGAGTCTTTACGGGCGGTCACCAATATCTTCCAGACCCTACCGGAGAGTCTTAATCAACAGAGGGCACTGTCTTCTGGACCTGCCGTCATCATTGGTGAATCCATGAACAGGGAGATACAGGAGGATGGTGATGGACTGTCTGTTGGCATCAATCTGGTCGCAGGGTCGTTGGGTGCACTCAGTGAGAAGGAGGTTGTAAGGACTAGTAGTCTTGGTGATCAGACTCAGTTAGGGATGGAGATCTTGGAGGTTCAAGACAACCCATTGTCTTCTATGCCAAGGAGTACCAATGTGGTTTTCACTGCAAATACCAACACAGTAAACTTAGTTGGCAATGTAGAACTAGGACCAG GTGGTGATGGAGAATCTATAAACATCATTGATACCCTGCAGACGGATGTAGATGATTCAGTACCATCATCCTCCCTCCTTGAACCTGATTCCCAGATACTGGTCGGTGGCAATGACAGGGTGGTAGAACCTAACGAAGGACAAGAGATCCCGGTCACATGCCAGATCCCTACTCATGAGTTAGCAAAGCTTGTACAGACTGTTGAACAGGCCAGTAGCAATGTAGGAGAGCTAGATAGCAGCAATGACTCGGTCAACCTAATCAATGTTGTAGGAGTGCCAAGTGTTGAACTCTCCAGTACAG GTCAGCTTGTTATCCGCCAAGGATATGTGGTCTGTACCCAAGATGGAGAAAACTTGGTTGCCATGGcacaagatgatgatgttgcCCTAGCAACGAATGATGAGCCAGTGGAATCGGTAGAACCAGTGGAGTCGGTGGAACCAGTGGAACCGGCAGATCCTGTGACTGTTGACATGGCATCAGATGTACCCTCAGCCCCAAAACCGGAAGTAGAAGAAAAAACACCTGTAGTAACCGAG aagaagaaaggaaaaggaggctggccaaagggaaagaaaagaaagaaaaatatcattgaGATGGCTAAAGCTCCCAGACCACCATCATCAGC GTACGCCATGTTTCTTGCTGAGCAGAGAGAAGGGTTCCGTGCCAGTCACCCTGAGCTGGTCGGTCATAAGATTTCATCTAGCTTGGGTAAGATGTGGAGCGGTCTAGAAGCGGATGTGAAGAAGAAATACTTGGACATGGAGAAGAAGGACAAGGAGAGATACATCAAAGAAATCAAGGAATACCAAGAATCATCCAGCTGTCAGGCTTTCCTCAAGAAACAAACTCAAAATTCTGTCAGAAATTTCACTG AAAGTGATGAAGCGATGAATGAACAGGTGTCAAACATGAGCAAGAATGATATTCTG GGCTGCAATTATCTTCAATGCAAAGTGTGTAATATGTATTTTCACAGTGATCATAACATGTCGCAGCATTTACTTGGCAAATATCACATGACCATACTGGCTGCAAAAATAT GTGAGATGGACAAAGAAACCCTTGGTTTGGATGAACTGGAAGAGGGCGGGTCCCAACCTGAGGTACCATCAACATCAGATGATTGTAAATCATGTGAATGTTTCAAAGATGGTATGCCACATACCGAGGGATTCAGATCAACATTCATGGATCTACATTTTG agaGAGAGTTAGAGCTGAGGGAATTAAGACGTCACCATGCAATCAGTATTCATCAACAGATGTCATTACGCAGGAAGTACAAGATTTTACAG GAAACAATGCAAAAGATGGAGAATGACCACCGGAATCTGAAGGCTTTTGGTTCAAACGTCCAGTCAAAGCTTGATGGCCTATATAGAAtg ATTTTATTCTTAACGTAG